GCGGAAAAAGTAACGAAAGTACTGTTATATGAACTAGACAGAGCAATGAAAGTAAGTAATTTAACGACGATTTACGTACCGAAAGTAACTGATGAAACACTTCGTTACCGTACTTTTGATAAACTAAAAGAAGTCATTCAAATGCTTCGTTCTGAAAATGGTTGTCCGTGGGACCGTGCACAAACCCACGAATCGTTAAAAAAATATTTAGTTGAAGAGACGTATGAAGTATTAGATGCAATTGACGAGCAAGATGATGATCACTTAGTAGAAGAACTAGGGGATGTGTTATTGCAAGTTATGCTTCATGCTCAAATCGGGGAAGATGATGGCTATTTTACAATGGAAGACGTAATCGAAGCGGTAACAAGTAAAATGATTCGTCGTCATCCGCATGTGTTTGGGAAAGTTCATGTCGAAAATGAACAAGAAGTGATGACGAATTGGGAAGCAATTAAAAAGCAAGAAAAAGAAACACAACCTACATCGCTATTAGAAAATATCCCTTCTCATTTACCTAGTTTGTATCGAGCCTTTGAAATGCAAAAGAAAGCAGCAAAAGTAGGATTTGATTGGACAGACCCAGCAGACATATGGGGCAAGTTAAGGGAAGAAGTAGCGGAATGGAAAGAAGAGTTACAGTCAGGAAATCAAGAGAATGCAGAAAAAGAATTAGGAGATGTTCTTTTTGTCCTTGTGAATTTGGCACGTTTTTATAAACAAGACCCAGAAGAAGCAATCCGTTCTACGAATCGAAAATTTCAAACGCGATTTGCATATGTGGAACAAAAAGTTATGGAAAGTAACCGAGGGTGGACGTCTTTTACATTAGAAGAACTAGATACATTTTGGGACGAAGCAAAGAAAAAGGAGAGAGAATCATAAATGCGATTAGATAAATTTTTAAAAGTATCTCGTTTAATTAAACGGAGAACACTAGCAAAAGAAATGGCGGAAAAGGGCAGAATTATGATTAACGACCAAGTGGCAAAACCAAGTTCTGTCGTAAAAGTAGGCGACGAGCTTACTGTTCGATACGGAAATCGAATCGCCGTAGTGAAAATTAATGAATTAAAAGAAACGGTTCGGAAAGAAGAAGCAAATGATATGTATACAGTAATAAAAGAAGAGCGAATTGCAGAAAATCCAGAGGGCTTGTTCTAAGCTTTCTGGATTTTTCATATACATGAACTAACACAATGGATAGCCGTAGAGAGAAAAAGGGGGGCGGAAAAATGCGAGAACTCGTACACGATATGTCGCTAAAAGGAAGAAAAGAGATGGACATTACAGGAGTGAAACACGTAGAAAGTTTTGACCATCAAGCGTTTCATTTAGAAACCATTCTGGGTTTTTTAATCATTGAGGGAGAGAATTTACAAATGGTCAATGTCGATGTGGATGAGGGGGTTGTATCGCTAAAAGGAAAAATCAATCGCTTTATGTATGTAAGCCCGGAGCAGAAAGGAAAAGCTAAAGGTGTCTTTAGCAAGTTATTTCGATGAGCCTTTATTTACAATTCGAATCGATGCTTGCTATTTTTATTCTCGGCATCCTATTTGGTTGTTGCTTTGATACATATTTACGCCTCGTACGGAAATATAAACGAAACCGAATACGTATATTTATAAGTGATATCTTCTTTTTTATCGGATATGGTTTTCTTTTTTTTTATCTCATTTATTTAGTCAATGAAGGTACTGTTCGTTTCTATATGTTTTTAGCCAATCTTCTCGGCTTTTCCGTCTACCAAGTACTGTTACAAAAATATTTTTTGAATTTTTTAGAATTTTCCCTTCGTTTTATGTTAAAATTGTATATGATAGTAAGGAAACTATTACAGTTCTTTTTTATAGAACCGATTCGATATATATTGAAACTTCTTGTACTCTTCGTTATGATTATGTGTAAAGTCATCTTGTTTTTGTTGCGCCCCGTTCAATTTCTTTTGTATCATTCCATTTGGAAGCACTTACCGTTCTCTTTTCGAGATAAGACGCAAAAATGGATACAAATGCTTCCAGAAAAAAAGAATGAATGGTTACATTGGTTAAAACAGTAATTTAATGAAAGAGGTGATCCTCCTTGCATTCTACACAAAGAAAGATATCAATTCCCAGTAATGAAAGCATTCAATACGGAACACCCACCCAACGAGAAATTACGAAAAAACGACGCGTTCAAAAAAAGCGAGTTGCCCTTATTCAGCGGCTTGTTTTCTTTGCCGTTATTAGTATTTGCTCTATTGGGTTTTTAACAGTACAATTAATAAACCAAGAATTAGCGATTTCTAAAAAAGAAGAACAAAAAGTAAAATTAGAACAACAAAAACAAGAATTAAAAGAAGAAGAGAAACAATTAAAACAAGAAGTAAAAAATTTGCATGACAAAGAATATATTGGTGAAATCGCGAGACGTGACTTCTATTTATCGAAGCCTAACGAAACACTTTTTAAAGTGCAAGAAGATAATACGTCAAATTAGTCGTCTATCTCGCATTATATAATTTTCTAAAGTATAATATATCTCTATTATCAAGAGGATGTTAAGGAGGAGCATTTTTTTTATGTCGATTGAGGTAGGCAGCAAGTTACAAGGAAAGGTTACTGGTATTACAAACTTTGGAGCATTTGTCGAGCTGCCAGGAGGTTCCACTGGCCTTGTTCATATTAGTGAAGTAGCAGACAATTATGTAAAAGACATCAACGACTTTTTAAAAGTCGGCGACGTTGTAGAAGTAAAAGTAATTAACATTGAATCAAACGGTAAAATTGGTTTATCTATTAAACAAGCAAAAGACCGTCCAGAACGCCCAGAGCGTGAAGAAAGAAGACCACGCCCTCGTGGAAATAACAATCAACGTCGCAATAAGACAGAATCCCTTTCTTTTGAAGATAAGCTAAACAACTTCTTAAAAGCAAGTGAAGAACGTCAAGCGTCGTTAAAACGTCATGTAGAAAAACGTAACGGACGCAGTCGTTAATCAAACATATATAAACTAACGTTATATGACACGAACCCTCTTTTTTACTTACATTGAGAAGTAAAAAAGAGGGTTTTTATTTTCTGTGTAAATCTAGGTGTCTTGGACCGAGCACCCTTCGCTTTTTGATAATCCAGCTCCGGGCGCTACCGACTGCCGTCATAAGCCACGCAACTCCAGAGGCAAAAAAGACGCCTCTTCCATTGCGCGTCTTATTCCTCTGTCGGTGACCGAGCGCCCTTCGCTTTTTGATAATCCAGCTCCGGGCGCTACCGACTGCCGTCATAAGCCACGCAACTCCAGAGGCAAAAAAGACGCCTCTTCCATTGCGCGTCTTATTCCTCTGTCGGTGACCGAGCGCCCTTCGCTTTTTGATAATCCAGCTCCGGGCGCTACCGACTGCCGTCATAAGCCACGCAACTCCAGAGGCAAAAAAGACGCCTCTTCCGTTGCGCGTCTTATTCCTCTGTCGGTGACCAAGCACCCTCCGCTTTTTGATATTAATTTTTGAAAAACTGTGTTGACATTTTGAAAAGTGTCTTGTATTATATAACTTGTGCTTAAGAAAGTTAGTAATATGGCGGTGTAGCTCAGCTGGCTAGAGCGTACGGTTCATACCCGTGAGGTCGGGGGTTCGATCCCCTCCGCCGCTACCAAAATTTTTATATTGGCCCGTTGGTCAAGCGGTTAAGACACCGCCCTTTCACGGCGGTAACACGGGTTCGAATCCCGTACGGGTCACCAATTAAACTTAAACAAATTAATGAATTCTCACAAGGTTCCCCAGTAGCTTACCAGCGCTGGACTAGCACGTAAACGTGCGTTGGAATCCCGTACAGGCCACCATCTAAAATAGTAGATGCAAAGAATATACACCAAATTGTTGGTGCTTTTTTTATTTGTAAGGATATTTCTATAGTTGCCAAGAAAAGCTACTCTTATCAATATACGATAGAGTAGCTTTTCTTATTTTAATGCTTTTTTACTGATTCTCCCCATCTTATACCTGTTATTCTTGGGAAATTGCCCTCCGCTTTTTGATAATCCAGCTCCGGGCGCTACCGACTGCCGTCATAAGCTACTCAACTCCAGAGGCAAAAAGATGCCTCTTCCGTTGCGCATCTTATTCCTCTGTCGGTGACCAAGCGCCCTCCGCTTTTTGAATTTTTTTGTGTTTTTGTTTTGGTTTGTGGTTGAAAAAGTCGAATATTTTTTTGACTTCGACTTCGTATTTTGACAAATTTTTATACCAATATATGGTTCAATGAGTGTAACAAATTGAAATGGGTGGTGTTTTTTATGATCGGTAAGCTAGAACGTGGGTGGAATCAAGTGATGAAGGCGGAAGGGATTGCATTAAAAACGAGAGATGTGTATGGATCGATGAAGGAAAAAATGGATACGTTTATTCATAAAGTTCTCTTAAACCCGACGATGATAATGATTGCTTTTGCGTTTTTGCTTGGACGAGCAGTAATGTTAGATGAAATGACACCATTTGGTCTTCCTTTTTTTGCGACGATTTATATGTTAAAACGGAAAAAAAGTATTCTTGTCATTTTAGCGATGTTAGTAGGGTCCGTATCGAATATTCCATTTCATAGTGTGTACTTATTAGTTGGGGTCTTTTTCTTTTTCCTATTTGAAAAAATATACGGCGTTACGAGCGAAACGTGGACAAAACGATTGCCTATCGCTGTATTGAGTGCAAGTGTAGCTAGTCGTTTCGCTTTATTAATCGGGATGGATAAAGGGATTGCCTGGTTGGATGTGGCGCTGGTTACCGTTGAAGGATTGCTTGTTGGATTGTTAACATTGATTTTCATTCATAGCTTACCGCAACTGTATATTCAAAAACGAAAACAACCGCTTCGAACGGAGGAAGTGATTAGCTTTTTAATTTTATTAGCTTCGATTATGACCGGTACTATAGGCTGGTTTGTGTTTGATTTATCGGTTGAAAATATTTTAGCGCGTTATATCGTTTTATTGTTTGCTTTTGTTAGCGGAGCGGCGATGGGTTCGACCGTCGGAGTAGTCATCGGTTTAATTTTAGGTTTTTCCAATATTAATAACTTATATCAATTAAGTTTACTGGCGTTTTCCGGGCTTTTGGGTGGTTTATTACGGGAAGGGAAAAAAATTGGTGTTACGTTCGGTTTATTTATCGGTACGCTTTTAATCGGGCTTTATAGTGCTCCATTTGAACAGGTGAACCAGATGGTATCCGAGACGTTAGTCAGTATTGCACTTTTCTTATTGACACCGCGTCAAGTCACGAATAAATTAGCAAGTTATATTCCCGGTACACAAGAATATGCTTCTGAAGAACAACAGTATTTGCGAAAATTACGAGACGTGACAGCACATCGAATTGAACAGTTTTCTACGTTGTTTCATACGCTTTCGAATAGTTTTAAAGATCCTGTTTTATTTCAAGATGAATCGAAACAAACGCGCGAAGTAGATTTATTTTTAAGCAATATTACTGAAAAAACGTGTCAAACATGTTTCCGAAAAAAATATTGCTGGTCCACTCATTTCAATACAACATATGATTTCATGAAAAACATTATGATGGAATGTGAAAAAACACAATCGAAAAGTTTACCACCATCGTTGTCGCGTGAGTGGGAAAAGCATTGTGTGAAACCAGCAAAAGTCATTCAAATGGTAGAAGATGAAATTTCGTATTATCGGATGAACCAAGATTTAAAAAAGCAGGTGTTAGAAAGTAGAAGGTTAGTGTCTGAGCAATTAAAAGGAATTTCGCAAGTAATGGAAAACTTCGCAGAAGAAATTAAACGAGAGCGGGCCAATTTATATGAACAAGAAGAAGAAATTATTGAAATGTTTGAACATCACGGCATTGATATTGAACATTTAGAAATTTATTGTGCCCAAAAAGGAAATATTGATGTTGAAATTACGATGTATGAAGACGGCTTCGGTATTGCAGAAAAAATTATTGCGCCGATGTTATCGGATTTATTTGATGAAACAATTGAAATAAAACGAGAAGAACGTAAAAATGAAAGTGATTTATATACGTTCTCTCTTGGGTCGACACAAGCATTTGTGTTAGAAACAGGCATTGCTTCTGCAGCAAAAGGTGGCGGTTTTATTTCGGGGGATAGTCATTCGACGATTGAAATAGGCACAGGAAAAATTGCTTTAGCCATTAGTGATGGAATGGGGAATGGAGAACGAGCGCATGCAGAAAGCCATGAAACAATTCAATTGTTACAAAAAATATTACAATCGGGCATTGATGAACAAATTGCGATTCAATCGGTGAATTCCATTTTATCGTTACGGACGACCGATGAAATTTTCTCGACGCTGGATTTAGTGATGGTCGATTTACAAAAGGCAACGGCGAAGTTTTTAAAAGTCGGCTCATCGCCTAGTTTTATTAAACGAGGGCAAACAGTTAATATGGTGACCTCTGGTAATTTACCAATTGGTATTTTTAACGAAGTCGATGTGGATGTAGAAACGGAACAATTAAAAGCGGGTGATTTACTCATTATGATGAGCGACGGAGTGTACGATGCACCGAAGTTTGCGGCGAATAAAGATATATGGTTAAAACGAAAAATTCGAGAAATGAAAACGAACGATCCGCAAGAAGTGGCTGATTTAATAATGGAAGAGGTTATTCGCTCGCAATCCGGGCAAATTGCAGATGATATGACGATTGTTGTAGCAAAAATTAAACGAAATATTCCGAAGTGGGCAGCAATTCCGGCGTACCAAGCACCAACCTATAGAAAAAAACGTGTATCATCGTTATAAATCTTTTCTTTCTTGTACATGATGAAGATAGTACGAAAGAAAGGATGATTCATCAGTGCATAAAGGTGTTATCAAACAAATTTTATTGCTAACAGATGGATGCTCAAATCGTGGGGAAGATCCAGTTGCAATGGCGGCACTTGCGTATCAACAAGGAATTACGGTAAATGTCATTGGGATTATTCAAAAAAACCATATGGAAAGTCGTGCGGCAGAGGAAATTGCCCAAATTGCAGAAGCGGGGGGTGGAGTGTGTCAAGTCGTATATACGAATGAATTGCCACAAACGGTACAAATGGTTACTCGGCAAGCAATGACACAAACGATTCAAGGGGTGGTCAATCGAGAATTAAAAAATATTTTAGAAACAAATGATACGCTCGAAACGTTATCGCCAGAAAAACGGATGAAAGTAATGGAAGTCGTCGACGATTTAAGTGAAACACTTGATTTGGAAATTTGTATTTTAGTCGATGCAAGTGCGAGTATGACGAAAAAATTAGCAAAAGTAAAAGAAGCGCTCGTTGATTTATCGATTAGCCTTTCCTCGCGTATGGGGAATCATCGTTTTTCGTTAACGATATTTCCCGGGAAAAGGTCAGATACGGAAGAAATATTTTCATGGACGGATGATGCAAAAAAAATTGAAAATTGGTTTCAAAAATTAGTACCGCAAGGGTTAACACCAACAGGACCTGCATTAAAACATGCCCTTTTACAATTTTCTTCGTTGAAAAGGTGGGCAGATGATGAATACATCGAAGAGCAAGGTTGGTAAGTTCCAGTATGGTCAAAAAGTGGTTGGAAAGTGGCATCGGAATGAATATGTTGTTCTTAAAAAGCTAGGTCAAGGGGCGACGGGGGTGGTTTATTTAGTACGAAAAGGTCCAAAGAAAATGGCGATGAAAGTAAGTGAACAGTTTTCTAGTCTCACGTCTGAAGTCAATATGCTGAAAGAATTAATGCAGGTCCAAAGGCGTAGCCTTGGACCTTATTTGCTTGATATCGATAACAATGATTCCTTTCATTTTTATTGTATGGAATATATTGAAGGGTATCCACTAAGTGAATGGTTTCAAACGAGAGGCAGTGCCTGGCTCGAGGTGTGCCTACCTTCTTTATTAAATGGATTGTACGATTTACATGAGCGAGGGTACATATTTGGCGATTTAAAACCAGAAAATATTATGATGACCGCGTCCCCGCCATACGATGTTCGATTCATTGACCCAGGAGGAGTGAGTCGAATCGGACGGTCGGTGAAAGAATTTACGGAATTTTACGATCGCGGTTATTGGGGGTGTGGATTGCGTATTGCGGATGAAAAATATGATATATTTGCAGTAGCTATGATTGTGATTTATAGTAAAACAGGTCGCTATATACATAGAGGGAAACATCCTAAAAAACAATTATTACAGGAAATTGAAACAAATTCATCCCTTACACCGTATAAACATATATTAAAAAAAGCAACATTAGGAAAGTATGCAGACGTACTCGAAATGAAAAGAGAGTTTCTTTTGTTGCATACGAAACAAAAGAAACGAAAGCATGGACATTCGTTCGTAAAAAAATGCTTGTTTTCTCTATTCATCGCTACAAGTATATATGCGCTATATATCGGATGGGTGTAAGTGGTAGCAAAGGAAGGGAGCTTACGACGTGCAAAGGGAAGTGCTAGCTTTTATCGAAAAACATCAGCTTCTAAAAAACGGAGCAACTATCGTCGTTGGAGTATCTGGGGGACCGGACTCTATGGCGCTTCTTCATTTTTTACAAACGTTACAATCCCGTCTACAACTTATGTTAGTGGTAGCTCATGTCGATCATCAATTTCGCGGGGAAACGTCTTATGGTGACTATCAATTTGTCGAACAATATGCGAAAGAACAGCAATTGATATTTGAAGGAACACGGATAGACGTGACGAGTTATGCCAAAGTGATGAAAAAAACATCGCAAGTAGCCGCGAGAGAATGCCGGTATCAATTTTTTCAAGATATTATGGAAAAATATTCCGCTGATTATTTGGCATTAGCCCACCACGGAGATGATCAAATGGAAACGATGCTGATGCGTCAAACATTAGCGGGTTTTGGCGAAAGCTTATGTGGAATCCCAGTGCGACGTCCGTTTTGTACAGGAGAAATTATTCGTCCGTTTTTATGCGTTTCTAAAGCAACTATTGAACAGTATTGTACAATGCAACATCTCCCCGTACGAAGAGATGAGTCGAATGAAAAAGATGATTATGTAAGAAATCGGTTTAGACATACTGTCTTGCCATTTTTACATAACGAAAATCCAGCTGTTCACGAACGATATCAATTTCTTAGTGAAGCTTGTTTTGACGATGAACAGTATATAAAAATGCAAGCGAAAAAAGCATTGGAAACGATTATCCACACAAAAACAGAGCATACGATTATTTTTAATATAGCCCCTTTTTTAACGTTGCCAAAATCTTTACAAAGGAGAGTCATTCATCTAATATTAAACTATCTTTATCATGAATCTCAGTTCATTTCTTTCGTTCATATAGAACAATTGTTACAGTTGGTACAAAAGAAAGGCCCGGCAAAAGAAATCCATTTGCCGATGGGATTGCTAATTCAAATATCCTATGACCGATGTATTTGTTCTTTTCAACAACCAACAGAGGCTTCCTCGTACCGATATGAACTGAAAGAAACGGAAGAACTTTCGTTAGAAGTAGGAACGATTACGGCACAATATAAAGAAATGATAGAAGAGGATAAAGGTACATCGATTTGTTATGTCCCGCGTTCGTTTTATTCGTTCCCCTTTTACGTTCGATCTAGAAAACAAGGAGATCGAATGGCATTACCGAACGGGGGGACAAAAAAGATCAAGGATTTATTTATCGATGCAAAAATGACTCGATATGAACGTGACAGATGGCCGCTCGTGACAGATAGCAAAGATCGCATCATCTGGGTGCCGAATGTGAAACATTCTTCCCTTTTAAACGTAAAAGAAGAGGAAAAAGGGTTTATTATGTTAAAATTTAAAGAAGTGTAGGTTTAATGTAGGAGGAAAGGAACAACAATGGAACAAGACATTCAAGAAGTTTTATTAACAGAAGAGGAAATTCAAGCGAAAGTGCGTGAAATGGCCGCGCAATTATCGAAAGAATATGCACATTCATTTCCGCTTGTGATTGGTATTTTAAAAGGCGCAATGCCGTTTATGTCTGATTTAACGAGACGGATGGATATTTATTTAGAAATGGACTTTATGGATGTTTCTAGTTATGGTGCATCAACAAAATCGTCCGGGGAAGTAAAAATTATTAAAGATTTGGATGCTTCTATGGAAGGGCGCGACGTTATTTTAGTGGAAGATATTATTGATTCAGGTTTAACATTAAACTATTTAGTGGAATTATTTAAACATCGTAATGCAAAATCAATCAAGATTGTGACGTTGCTTGATAAACCTGCGGGACGTAAAGTCGATTTAGTACCAGATATGAAAGGGTACACCGTTCCAGATGCGTTTGTGGTAGGATATGGATTAGATTATGCAGAACGATATCGCAATTTACCGTACATCGGAATTTTAAAACCAGATGTATACGAAGGGTAAATGGTTGTTAGAAATAAATTGGATATGATAGTATTAATTATAGTTTTATGGTCCGTGGGAGGAGGTTTGGAATGGAAAAATTCCGTAAGTCCATTGTTTATATTTTATTACTGTTAGTCGTGATTGGAATCGTTTCTTTACTAAGTGGGACTGGTCAAGAAACAAAGCCAATGAAGTTTGATGAATTCCAACAACGTTTAGCTGATGGCAAAGTAAAATCATTGATGATACAACCTGAAGGTGGCGTTTACGTCATTAAAGGACAGCTAACAAATGCAAAAAAAGAAGAATATTTCCAAACATATATTCCAGATAATGAAAACTTAATGAACGAAATTCGCGAAACAGCGAAAAAGACAGAAGTAGAATTTAAACCTG
The genomic region above belongs to Massilibacterium senegalense and contains:
- a CDS encoding RNA-binding S4 domain-containing protein; translation: MRLDKFLKVSRLIKRRTLAKEMAEKGRIMINDQVAKPSSVVKVGDELTVRYGNRIAVVKINELKETVRKEEANDMYTVIKEERIAENPEGLF
- a CDS encoding FtsB family cell division protein, encoding MHSTQRKISIPSNESIQYGTPTQREITKKRRVQKKRVALIQRLVFFAVISICSIGFLTVQLINQELAISKKEEQKVKLEQQKQELKEEEKQLKQEVKNLHDKEYIGEIARRDFYLSKPNETLFKVQEDNTSN
- the spoIIE gene encoding stage II sporulation protein E, coding for MIGKLERGWNQVMKAEGIALKTRDVYGSMKEKMDTFIHKVLLNPTMIMIAFAFLLGRAVMLDEMTPFGLPFFATIYMLKRKKSILVILAMLVGSVSNIPFHSVYLLVGVFFFFLFEKIYGVTSETWTKRLPIAVLSASVASRFALLIGMDKGIAWLDVALVTVEGLLVGLLTLIFIHSLPQLYIQKRKQPLRTEEVISFLILLASIMTGTIGWFVFDLSVENILARYIVLLFAFVSGAAMGSTVGVVIGLILGFSNINNLYQLSLLAFSGLLGGLLREGKKIGVTFGLFIGTLLIGLYSAPFEQVNQMVSETLVSIALFLLTPRQVTNKLASYIPGTQEYASEEQQYLRKLRDVTAHRIEQFSTLFHTLSNSFKDPVLFQDESKQTREVDLFLSNITEKTCQTCFRKKYCWSTHFNTTYDFMKNIMMECEKTQSKSLPPSLSREWEKHCVKPAKVIQMVEDEISYYRMNQDLKKQVLESRRLVSEQLKGISQVMENFAEEIKRERANLYEQEEEIIEMFEHHGIDIEHLEIYCAQKGNIDVEITMYEDGFGIAEKIIAPMLSDLFDETIEIKREERKNESDLYTFSLGSTQAFVLETGIASAAKGGGFISGDSHSTIEIGTGKIALAISDGMGNGERAHAESHETIQLLQKILQSGIDEQIAIQSVNSILSLRTTDEIFSTLDLVMVDLQKATAKFLKVGSSPSFIKRGQTVNMVTSGNLPIGIFNEVDVDVETEQLKAGDLLIMMSDGVYDAPKFAANKDIWLKRKIREMKTNDPQEVADLIMEEVIRSQSGQIADDMTIVVAKIKRNIPKWAAIPAYQAPTYRKKRVSSL
- the yabP gene encoding sporulation protein YabP, coding for MRELVHDMSLKGRKEMDITGVKHVESFDHQAFHLETILGFLIIEGENLQMVNVDVDEGVVSLKGKINRFMYVSPEQKGKAKGVFSKLFR
- a CDS encoding vWA domain-containing protein, giving the protein MHKGVIKQILLLTDGCSNRGEDPVAMAALAYQQGITVNVIGIIQKNHMESRAAEEIAQIAEAGGGVCQVVYTNELPQTVQMVTRQAMTQTIQGVVNRELKNILETNDTLETLSPEKRMKVMEVVDDLSETLDLEICILVDASASMTKKLAKVKEALVDLSISLSSRMGNHRFSLTIFPGKRSDTEEIFSWTDDAKKIENWFQKLVPQGLTPTGPALKHALLQFSSLKRWADDEYIEEQGW
- the yabQ gene encoding spore cortex biosynthesis protein YabQ, with protein sequence MSLYLQFESMLAIFILGILFGCCFDTYLRLVRKYKRNRIRIFISDIFFFIGYGFLFFYLIYLVNEGTVRFYMFLANLLGFSVYQVLLQKYFLNFLEFSLRFMLKLYMIVRKLLQFFFIEPIRYILKLLVLFVMIMCKVILFLLRPVQFLLYHSIWKHLPFSFRDKTQKWIQMLPEKKNEWLHWLKQ
- the yabN gene encoding bifunctional methyltransferase/pyrophosphohydrolase YabN — encoded protein: MAKEIMVIGLGAGDIKQMSFGVYETLTNAVHLYLRTDQHPAVDYLIEKGLAFRCFDDIYEKHDDFETVYGEIVERLYEAADTYESIVYAVPGHPLVAEKTVQLLLTEGTEKGYHVSVQGGHSFIDDMLTAVSVDPIEGFTFADGATLSYEDMNVTHHQFICQVYDSFIASHVKLTLMELLPDEYEVYICDAVGSVAEKVTKVLLYELDRAMKVSNLTTIYVPKVTDETLRYRTFDKLKEVIQMLRSENGCPWDRAQTHESLKKYLVEETYEVLDAIDEQDDDHLVEELGDVLLQVMLHAQIGEDDGYFTMEDVIEAVTSKMIRRHPHVFGKVHVENEQEVMTNWEAIKKQEKETQPTSLLENIPSHLPSLYRAFEMQKKAAKVGFDWTDPADIWGKLREEVAEWKEELQSGNQENAEKELGDVLFVLVNLARFYKQDPEEAIRSTNRKFQTRFAYVEQKVMESNRGWTSFTLEELDTFWDEAKKKERES
- a CDS encoding protein kinase domain-containing protein; translated protein: MNTSKSKVGKFQYGQKVVGKWHRNEYVVLKKLGQGATGVVYLVRKGPKKMAMKVSEQFSSLTSEVNMLKELMQVQRRSLGPYLLDIDNNDSFHFYCMEYIEGYPLSEWFQTRGSAWLEVCLPSLLNGLYDLHERGYIFGDLKPENIMMTASPPYDVRFIDPGGVSRIGRSVKEFTEFYDRGYWGCGLRIADEKYDIFAVAMIVIYSKTGRYIHRGKHPKKQLLQEIETNSSLTPYKHILKKATLGKYADVLEMKREFLLLHTKQKKRKHGHSFVKKCLFSLFIATSIYALYIGWV
- the tilS gene encoding tRNA lysidine(34) synthetase TilS, with amino-acid sequence MQREVLAFIEKHQLLKNGATIVVGVSGGPDSMALLHFLQTLQSRLQLMLVVAHVDHQFRGETSYGDYQFVEQYAKEQQLIFEGTRIDVTSYAKVMKKTSQVAARECRYQFFQDIMEKYSADYLALAHHGDDQMETMLMRQTLAGFGESLCGIPVRRPFCTGEIIRPFLCVSKATIEQYCTMQHLPVRRDESNEKDDYVRNRFRHTVLPFLHNENPAVHERYQFLSEACFDDEQYIKMQAKKALETIIHTKTEHTIIFNIAPFLTLPKSLQRRVIHLILNYLYHESQFISFVHIEQLLQLVQKKGPAKEIHLPMGLLIQISYDRCICSFQQPTEASSYRYELKETEELSLEVGTITAQYKEMIEEDKGTSICYVPRSFYSFPFYVRSRKQGDRMALPNGGTKKIKDLFIDAKMTRYERDRWPLVTDSKDRIIWVPNVKHSSLLNVKEEEKGFIMLKFKEV
- the hpt gene encoding hypoxanthine phosphoribosyltransferase, with translation MEQDIQEVLLTEEEIQAKVREMAAQLSKEYAHSFPLVIGILKGAMPFMSDLTRRMDIYLEMDFMDVSSYGASTKSSGEVKIIKDLDASMEGRDVILVEDIIDSGLTLNYLVELFKHRNAKSIKIVTLLDKPAGRKVDLVPDMKGYTVPDAFVVGYGLDYAERYRNLPYIGILKPDVYEG
- a CDS encoding S1 domain-containing RNA-binding protein; this translates as MSIEVGSKLQGKVTGITNFGAFVELPGGSTGLVHISEVADNYVKDINDFLKVGDVVEVKVINIESNGKIGLSIKQAKDRPERPEREERRPRPRGNNNQRRNKTESLSFEDKLNNFLKASEERQASLKRHVEKRNGRSR